In Roseofilum casamattae BLCC-M143, one genomic interval encodes:
- a CDS encoding ArsR/SmtB family transcription factor: MPSPEVPQEVVEQVAEYFSVLAEPMRLRLLNLLRDREQCVQELVEATETSQANVSKHLKLMLQAGILQRRTEGTSAYYSVKDELVFELCHLVCDRLATRIEQQARQFRNFSMTGKQLVS; the protein is encoded by the coding sequence ATGCCATCTCCAGAGGTCCCTCAAGAAGTTGTCGAGCAAGTGGCCGAATATTTTAGCGTCCTCGCCGAACCCATGCGCCTCCGACTGTTAAATTTATTGCGCGATCGCGAACAATGCGTGCAAGAGTTAGTAGAAGCAACGGAAACCAGCCAAGCGAATGTCTCCAAACACTTGAAACTAATGTTACAAGCAGGAATTTTGCAACGAAGGACTGAAGGAACCTCCGCTTACTATAGCGTTAAAGATGAATTAGTTTTTGAACTGTGTCATTTAGTCTGCGATCGCCTGGCCACGCGAATCGAGCAGCAAGCCCGCCAATTTCGTAATTTCAGCATGACCGGCAAGCAGCTCGTTTCTTAG
- a CDS encoding CocE/NonD family hydrolase, translating to MKKQTASMMTRHGARLDADIYQPDDDGNYPVLLMRQPYGREIASTVVYAHPQWYANRGYIVVIQDVRGRGTSKGEFSLFSHEVTDGIDTVNWAAQLPGSNGLVGMYGFSYQGMTQLYAASGKPEALKTICPACIAPDLYADWAYEGGAFCFSANLGWAIQLATETARLNGDRIACQILYQASRNLPIYGLDSRLDEALRKYAPDSFYHEWLNHPEPGEYWQQLSPDLTDVDLPMLHIGGWFDSYLRGTLRWYREMAERSIYPQPLIIGPWGHLPWGRKLGEMDYGATASSPVDELQIAWFDRILKGKELKGKETEESDRAPVMLFQMGSNKWRSYAKWPDTNEKSYYLTSTGLANLNDEDGKLTETPATQDSEDIWIRDPWRPFPALGGHASSPTGACDRSLLECRTDTVTYTSEPLREPLAICGEAIVQLYLTASTPSFDISAILAEVKPDGRVYNIAQGYLRCNSSGTPVQISLQATFIELPPESCLRLSLSGDCFPAYNLNPGSQHNYVENDLIHAKTIAFSLRSGLSHPSKLLLSTIPSE from the coding sequence ATGAAAAAGCAAACCGCCTCAATGATGACTCGCCATGGCGCGCGCCTCGATGCCGATATTTATCAACCCGACGATGACGGAAATTATCCCGTTTTGTTAATGCGACAACCTTACGGGCGCGAAATTGCTTCCACCGTAGTTTATGCTCATCCGCAATGGTATGCAAACCGGGGTTATATTGTCGTTATTCAAGATGTGCGCGGACGAGGCACATCGAAAGGGGAATTTAGCCTATTTTCCCATGAAGTAACCGATGGCATTGATACGGTCAATTGGGCAGCTCAATTACCTGGAAGTAATGGTTTAGTGGGCATGTATGGGTTTTCCTATCAAGGCATGACGCAACTCTATGCGGCATCGGGAAAACCAGAAGCACTGAAAACTATTTGTCCGGCATGTATTGCTCCGGATCTTTATGCAGATTGGGCCTATGAAGGAGGAGCCTTTTGCTTTTCGGCTAACTTAGGATGGGCGATTCAACTGGCAACCGAAACCGCTCGTTTAAACGGCGATCGCATTGCCTGCCAAATCCTCTATCAAGCCTCGCGCAATCTCCCCATTTATGGGTTAGACAGTCGCTTAGACGAAGCCTTGCGCAAATATGCCCCCGATTCGTTTTACCATGAATGGTTGAACCATCCGGAACCTGGGGAATATTGGCAACAATTATCTCCCGATTTAACCGACGTGGATTTACCCATGTTGCATATCGGCGGATGGTTCGATTCCTATTTGCGCGGAACCCTACGCTGGTATCGAGAAATGGCCGAACGCAGCATTTATCCGCAACCGTTAATTATCGGCCCTTGGGGACATCTTCCTTGGGGGCGAAAATTAGGAGAGATGGACTATGGCGCAACAGCATCGAGTCCGGTAGATGAACTGCAAATTGCATGGTTCGATCGCATCTTGAAAGGCAAAGAATTGAAAGGCAAAGAAACAGAAGAGAGCGATCGCGCTCCAGTCATGCTATTTCAAATGGGAAGTAACAAATGGCGATCGTATGCCAAATGGCCCGACACTAACGAAAAATCCTATTACCTCACCAGTACTGGATTAGCCAATCTCAACGATGAAGATGGGAAACTGACAGAAACTCCAGCAACCCAGGACTCGGAAGATATTTGGATTCGCGATCCTTGGCGGCCGTTTCCCGCTCTCGGAGGCCATGCTTCCAGTCCCACAGGTGCTTGCGATCGCTCTCTACTGGAATGCCGCACCGATACCGTAACCTATACCAGCGAACCTCTGAGGGAACCTCTCGCCATTTGTGGAGAAGCGATCGTGCAGCTCTATTTAACTGCTTCCACGCCAAGCTTTGATATTAGCGCCATTCTCGCGGAAGTCAAACCGGACGGTCGAGTCTACAACATTGCTCAAGGCTATCTACGCTGCAATAGCTCGGGAACCCCCGTGCAAATTTCCTTACAAGCCACCTTCATAGAACTGCCTCCGGAAAGTTGTTTGCGCTTGAGTTTAAGTGGCGATTGCTTCCCTGCCTATAATCTCAATCCAGGAAGCCAACATAATTACGTAGAAAACGATCTCATTCATGCAAAAACGATCGCATTTTCTTTGCGTTCTGGACTTAGTCATCCCTCAAAACTATTGTTGAGCACAATTCCGTCAGAGTAG
- a CDS encoding GerMN domain-containing protein, translated as MEHPKENQGIHIGIVIGLSALILGTGGGTAWWLIDSIQSPNTSSSILEQVKPSQTEEKGLQAYWLSDTGNSLELASTPVQTKAGGSSEELLSLALQAVLQSPEPDKLASTIPAGTQLLSVEQKSDGIYLNLSREFTEGGGSASMTGRLGQVLYTATSLEPSAPVWISVEGEPLEYLGGGGLEVQQPMTRELYDSEMAL; from the coding sequence ATGGAACACCCAAAAGAAAATCAAGGTATTCATATCGGTATCGTTATCGGACTTTCCGCACTCATTCTGGGAACCGGTGGCGGAACAGCTTGGTGGCTGATCGATTCGATCCAATCTCCCAATACTTCGTCGTCTATTTTAGAACAAGTCAAACCCTCTCAAACTGAGGAAAAAGGGTTGCAAGCCTATTGGCTCTCCGATACGGGCAATAGCCTAGAGCTGGCGTCCACTCCGGTGCAAACAAAGGCTGGCGGTTCCTCGGAGGAGCTGTTGAGCTTAGCCTTGCAAGCCGTGTTGCAATCTCCCGAACCCGACAAGCTCGCAAGCACGATTCCTGCAGGAACGCAATTATTGAGCGTGGAACAAAAGTCCGATGGCATTTACCTCAATTTATCCCGAGAATTCACTGAAGGAGGCGGTAGTGCGTCCATGACCGGACGGTTGGGACAAGTATTATATACTGCAACGAGTCTCGAACCGAGCGCTCCCGTCTGGATTTCTGTAGAAGGAGAGCCGCTCGAGTATTTGGGAGGAGGAGGTTTAGAAGTGCAGCAACCGATGACTCGCGAACTGTACGATAGCGAAATGGCTCTCTAA
- a CDS encoding sulfite exporter TauE/SafE family protein: MKDLKLLTKFSIHKRSIIICIAIAVWTMWLSLLGTQEAISYLMDYWTIAVTMIFGSTVAGGTSLGGGAVAFPVFTKVLQISPDDAKMFSLAIQSIGMTSAAIAIILTGIRVDWRVIRWGSIGGAIGMALGATLLAPILPPDVIKMSFTVMLASFGVTLLALNRLPRDFHLEMPIWTANEQKIWLLAGMMGGIMSSLVGSGIDVFCFSVMVILFRFCERVATPTSVILMATNAVFGFAFHAFILDSFMEPVQSYWLAAIPVVVVGAPLGAMLCNLLNRQTIANILIGLICVEILSSLLLVHVSTLAVYSSLFAMLVFSGLNYWMYRTNIYQNDRA, from the coding sequence ATGAAAGACTTGAAGCTCCTTACTAAATTTTCTATTCACAAACGCAGTATTATTATTTGTATTGCGATCGCAGTCTGGACAATGTGGTTAAGCTTACTCGGCACTCAAGAAGCGATTTCTTATCTAATGGATTACTGGACAATTGCAGTAACCATGATCTTTGGATCGACCGTTGCAGGAGGTACTAGTTTAGGAGGAGGAGCTGTTGCTTTTCCGGTATTTACTAAAGTTTTACAAATCAGTCCTGACGATGCCAAAATGTTTTCTTTAGCCATTCAAAGTATTGGCATGACATCAGCCGCTATTGCAATTATTTTAACCGGTATTCGAGTCGATTGGCGAGTAATTCGTTGGGGTAGTATTGGAGGCGCGATCGGTATGGCTTTAGGAGCTACCTTATTAGCACCCATCTTACCTCCAGACGTGATTAAAATGTCATTTACCGTAATGCTTGCCAGTTTTGGAGTGACGTTATTGGCTTTAAACCGATTGCCAAGAGACTTTCATCTCGAGATGCCAATTTGGACGGCTAACGAACAAAAAATCTGGTTGCTCGCTGGAATGATGGGAGGGATCATGAGCAGTTTAGTCGGTAGCGGTATTGATGTATTTTGTTTTTCAGTTATGGTGATTCTCTTTCGGTTTTGCGAGCGAGTTGCGACTCCAACCTCTGTGATTTTAATGGCAACTAATGCTGTTTTTGGTTTTGCATTTCATGCATTTATTTTGGATAGCTTTATGGAGCCAGTACAAAGCTATTGGTTGGCAGCAATTCCGGTGGTCGTAGTTGGCGCTCCTCTCGGTGCCATGTTATGCAATCTCCTAAATCGGCAAACCATTGCCAATATTTTGATCGGTTTGATTTGTGTCGAGATCCTTAGTTCCCTATTGCTCGTCCATGTCAGCACTCTTGCCGTTTATTCCAGCTTGTTTGCAATGTTGGTGTTCTCAGGTCTGAATTACTGGATGTACCGGACGAATATCTATCAGAACGATCGGGCTTAG
- a CDS encoding FIST signal transduction protein: MFKVVVGHSNDPDSESAIAEVLEQCQETLSGAVPQAGILLAAIDFEHQQLVDAIHRTYPQLELIGGTTDGEMSSILGFEQDSVTLMLFCCDRITITAGVACNISQDLEGAIAEAVATASRPHSEAIKLCITLPESLNSVSAVRIVDNLNQELGQNVPIFGGLTADQWRFEQSYQFFKDRVYTDAIPILLCSGPLQFSHGVASGWEPIGEPVTVTRVEGNIVYQIDEAPALDFYSHYLGDLPPSSEYPLMVFDSTRTYCYLRAPSPIYNREEGSVTFFGDIPEGAIVQITEATRNNVICASEASMKQAIAHYPGESPGAALFFSCSSRRQILGSHTSEEYSQIHNYLRETLPSCGFYTNGEIAPLEQQGMSYFHNETFITLLLGES, from the coding sequence ATGTTTAAAGTTGTTGTCGGTCATAGTAACGATCCCGATTCAGAATCGGCCATCGCTGAAGTATTAGAACAATGCCAAGAGACTCTCTCCGGAGCCGTTCCACAAGCTGGAATATTGTTAGCTGCGATCGACTTCGAGCATCAGCAGCTTGTTGATGCGATTCATCGTACTTATCCGCAATTAGAATTAATTGGCGGGACGACGGATGGGGAAATGTCTTCCATCCTAGGATTCGAGCAAGACTCAGTAACGTTAATGTTGTTTTGTTGCGATCGCATTACCATAACGGCTGGTGTTGCTTGCAATATTTCTCAAGACTTAGAGGGAGCGATCGCCGAAGCAGTTGCTACAGCTAGTCGCCCTCACTCAGAGGCGATTAAACTGTGCATTACCTTACCCGAAAGTTTAAACTCAGTAAGTGCCGTTCGCATTGTTGACAATCTGAATCAAGAATTAGGTCAAAACGTTCCAATTTTTGGCGGACTGACTGCCGATCAATGGCGATTTGAACAAAGCTATCAATTCTTCAAAGATCGGGTTTATACTGACGCCATTCCCATTCTTTTATGTTCGGGACCCCTGCAATTTTCCCATGGAGTGGCCAGTGGTTGGGAACCCATTGGCGAACCGGTTACCGTAACTCGCGTTGAGGGAAATATTGTCTATCAAATTGATGAAGCTCCTGCCTTGGATTTTTATTCCCATTATTTAGGCGATCTACCTCCCTCTTCCGAATATCCATTGATGGTTTTTGATTCCACTCGGACTTATTGTTATCTGAGAGCGCCGAGTCCTATTTACAACCGAGAGGAAGGAAGCGTGACGTTTTTTGGCGATATTCCGGAAGGCGCGATCGTGCAAATTACGGAAGCAACTCGTAATAATGTTATCTGTGCTTCCGAAGCCTCTATGAAACAGGCGATCGCCCATTATCCCGGAGAGAGTCCTGGTGCTGCATTATTCTTTTCCTGTAGCAGTCGCCGTCAAATCTTGGGAAGCCATACCAGTGAAGAATATAGCCAAATTCACAATTACTTGCGCGAAACATTACCAAGTTGTGGATTTTATACGAATGGTGAGATTGCTCCACTAGAACAGCAAGGAATGTCCTATTTCCATAATGAAACATTTATTACCTTACTTCTCGGAGAATCCTAA
- a CDS encoding aminotransferase class V-fold PLP-dependent enzyme yields MMQWKTYPRLGLDITWRHLISQLIKSGDPSERARLQMEIASYWPDSRAIAITFSARTAFDLLLQVLELSPGTEIIASAVNIRHMEEIAKFHQSILVPVDLELDTLAPNLDQFRSLISPQTRLCLIAHLFGSVIPLDPYLNLCHNNNILLIEDCAQAFAGSHYLGDDRADVSLFSFGSIKTCSALGGSVALIRDRQLARELQTRQTFYPIKSNWSYRKRLIKYCGLKTISSPPIYHQTLNLLRLGRQDIDRTIGASARGFTSAELIPQLRYQPATLLLNLLARRLQTCPSYQPRISKAKVLLEQLSQRLPEIQIPGSAIVRHSFWLFPILYHAPQQLMEQLRDRGFDATRGNTSIVAMTPTNGIPLPNATYLIQHLLYLPLSSLLPDIELLRLVECLEEFATNMSPKNG; encoded by the coding sequence ATGATGCAATGGAAAACTTATCCTCGTTTAGGATTAGACATTACCTGGCGCCACCTTATTTCCCAACTGATAAAAAGTGGCGATCCTTCAGAGCGCGCGCGACTACAAATGGAGATCGCCTCCTATTGGCCCGATTCGCGAGCGATCGCCATTACATTCTCCGCGCGCACTGCCTTCGATTTACTCTTGCAAGTTTTAGAATTATCTCCGGGAACAGAAATTATTGCGAGCGCGGTTAACATCCGACACATGGAAGAAATTGCCAAGTTTCATCAATCGATCCTGGTTCCTGTCGATCTCGAATTAGATACCTTAGCTCCCAATTTAGACCAATTTCGGAGTTTAATTTCCCCACAAACTCGTTTATGTCTCATCGCCCATCTTTTTGGCTCGGTCATTCCCCTCGATCCTTATCTCAATCTCTGCCACAACAATAATATTTTACTCATTGAAGATTGCGCGCAAGCCTTTGCCGGTTCTCATTATTTAGGAGACGATCGCGCCGATGTCAGTCTTTTTAGTTTCGGCTCGATTAAAACTTGTAGCGCTCTCGGAGGTAGCGTTGCCTTAATTCGCGATCGCCAACTCGCCCGAGAGCTGCAAACTCGACAAACTTTTTATCCGATTAAATCGAATTGGAGTTACCGGAAACGTTTAATTAAATACTGCGGTCTGAAAACCATTTCTTCTCCACCCATTTACCATCAAACTCTCAATCTGCTCCGACTCGGACGGCAAGACATCGATCGAACTATTGGAGCCAGCGCCCGAGGATTTACCTCCGCAGAACTGATTCCGCAACTGAGATATCAACCCGCCACCTTATTACTCAATCTCCTCGCTCGTCGATTGCAAACTTGCCCCTCTTATCAACCGAGAATCAGCAAAGCCAAAGTCTTATTAGAACAATTAAGTCAACGTTTACCCGAAATTCAAATCCCCGGTTCTGCCATCGTTCGGCATTCCTTTTGGCTATTTCCCATTCTCTACCATGCCCCACAACAGTTAATGGAGCAATTGCGCGATCGCGGATTTGATGCGACTCGAGGTAATACCAGCATTGTTGCCATGACTCCAACCAATGGCATCCCCCTACCCAATGCCACCTATCTCATCCAACATCTACTCTATTTACCTCTCTCTTCTCTGCTCCCCGATATCGAATTGCTGCGACTGGTGGAATGTCTGGAAGAGTTCGCCACCAACATGAGTCCGAAAAATGGATGA
- a CDS encoding PrsW family glutamic-type intramembrane protease, producing MSRTKPQGYLKLVSGRDSQVSSPSYPLFKYEELIVGRDPSCQIPLDAHQYTMVSRKHAALHFRDPSTGWEIRDLGSANGTYVNRNLVRGYRPLSPGDRIMLGTNGPVMELELPPEPNQVSSSASAPTQSVTITQLFPIVSTGRELASKAYLIPASFTALVAVLLFFLRVPELFNLVLGGYLAAIAYTYIYQLCGKHKPWWLLLGSTLWTLLLAIPLVQLLAPIFYGGLAGWATGDQFFPTLVRQTLGTGLLEELIKAIPIFLILLWGKVRFFSPRQTWGVREPLDGILIGSASAVGFTLIETLGLYVPSQIESITAISSLDTGQLAGLQLLIPRLLGSVSGHLAYSGYFGYFIGLGILKPKQRWPILAVGYGSASLLHGLWNTTGTVVASQVSLFAGLISLACIGVLSYAFLAAAILKARALSPTRSQNFATRIN from the coding sequence ATGAGCAGGACCAAACCCCAGGGATATTTAAAGCTTGTTTCCGGAAGAGACTCTCAGGTATCGTCTCCATCCTATCCTTTATTCAAATACGAAGAACTGATCGTCGGTCGCGACCCAAGTTGCCAGATTCCGCTGGATGCTCATCAATATACCATGGTCTCTCGCAAACATGCAGCACTGCACTTTCGCGATCCCAGCACGGGTTGGGAAATTCGCGATCTCGGCAGCGCCAACGGAACCTATGTTAACCGCAACCTAGTCCGAGGATATCGCCCTTTGTCTCCTGGCGATCGCATCATGCTCGGCACCAACGGCCCCGTAATGGAGCTAGAACTCCCTCCAGAACCCAACCAGGTATCCTCATCAGCCTCCGCACCAACCCAGTCCGTCACCATTACCCAACTCTTCCCCATCGTTTCCACCGGACGAGAACTAGCCAGCAAAGCCTACCTCATCCCTGCCAGTTTTACTGCTCTGGTTGCCGTGCTCCTCTTCTTCCTCAGAGTCCCGGAACTCTTTAACTTAGTTCTCGGCGGCTATCTTGCGGCGATCGCCTATACTTACATTTATCAACTCTGCGGCAAACACAAACCCTGGTGGCTCCTCCTCGGCTCCACCCTCTGGACGCTCCTCCTCGCCATTCCCCTCGTACAACTGCTCGCCCCCATCTTCTATGGCGGACTCGCCGGATGGGCAACCGGAGACCAATTTTTTCCCACCCTAGTACGCCAAACCCTCGGTACCGGACTGTTAGAAGAACTGATCAAAGCCATTCCCATCTTTCTTATCTTGCTCTGGGGAAAAGTTCGCTTCTTCTCCCCTCGCCAAACCTGGGGAGTCCGAGAACCCCTCGATGGCATCCTCATCGGTAGCGCTTCGGCAGTCGGCTTCACCTTAATCGAAACCCTCGGATTATACGTGCCATCCCAGATTGAAAGTATCACTGCTATCTCAAGTCTCGATACCGGACAACTAGCCGGACTGCAACTGCTGATACCGCGCTTGCTCGGTTCCGTTTCCGGTCACTTAGCCTACAGCGGTTACTTCGGCTACTTTATCGGTCTCGGTATTCTCAAACCCAAACAGCGATGGCCCATTCTCGCCGTCGGTTATGGCAGCGCTTCCCTCCTGCACGGCTTATGGAACACCACCGGCACCGTCGTTGCATCCCAAGTCTCCCTCTTCGCCGGTCTCATTTCTCTGGCTTGTATTGGCGTCTTGTCCTACGCCTTCCTCGCCGCCGCCATCTTAAAAGCCCGCGCCCTCTCTCCCACCCGATCTCAGAACTTTGCCACGCGGATTAATTAA
- a CDS encoding pentapeptide repeat-containing protein, with product MASSTAPQPTNPPAPKQRLKLRRPPLSLRRFGAWVVEISMVACSASIPYAVGEYVKSGPNGTAVPPNPMVAEVGEAIAQTLALQQSDRQEPISPLTNLFWSIAIVAPLAVGGWQLYLLGTTGQTSPKRWLGVRVIAFRGGVPGIGRALVREGFGRWGLPVGIAYGIWRYSGAFPELAILLGLSGLMLVVEVFSGLFDRYYRTFHDRLAGTYPISEPLPIPYTNPQDEPPGALAVTPQTGASGRSLWGWMQEHPGITIVSAVGLGLGSVLTAFVGTQVFIQSQTTEVQLDAQDDQLFLELVEKLDPAAAEADQKRREVVLAIATLNDPRAYQFLVDLLVHESDPKLVDSIQQALFSVGPDALPYLHRANLALGKDMETLGPGSTSTQKNILRLKLRATQQAIVKILTIDRNPNSSYSLHRADLAKSAPPVAFVAVMDKTDLSGINFRGASLSQASLKWTRFYGAGDDQRLGTFDDRIADLSGTDLKEADLTGAILSNVPIRRTNLIRATLNKANLNQAKLTGSNLSSALLVNATLQSALLETASLTGADLSDSNFSYANLQEARLGQVQGINALFKFANLNQTTWKNANLSQADFNNAKLEAADFSDGKLIGTNFSNANLANANFTNANLILADLRGATLEGANFAGAVFQPQAKPTQKGDFVTEESATGDSNGLAGVDFSQTQNLDKNQLIYLCSQGAIHPNCSQLPEPDNK from the coding sequence ATGGCAAGTTCAACGGCCCCTCAACCGACCAATCCACCAGCTCCCAAACAACGCCTCAAACTCCGCCGCCCTCCCTTATCGTTGCGGCGGTTTGGTGCGTGGGTCGTTGAAATCTCCATGGTTGCCTGCAGCGCCTCCATTCCCTACGCCGTAGGAGAGTATGTCAAATCAGGGCCCAATGGAACCGCAGTTCCGCCCAATCCCATGGTGGCCGAAGTTGGGGAGGCGATCGCCCAAACTCTAGCCCTGCAACAGAGCGATCGCCAAGAACCTATTTCTCCCCTAACTAATCTATTCTGGTCGATCGCGATCGTCGCTCCTCTAGCCGTTGGTGGCTGGCAACTCTACCTCTTGGGAACCACCGGACAAACCTCACCGAAACGATGGTTGGGCGTCCGCGTGATTGCCTTTCGTGGCGGCGTTCCCGGCATCGGACGCGCTCTCGTCCGGGAAGGCTTCGGTCGCTGGGGACTGCCCGTTGGTATTGCTTACGGGATTTGGCGCTATAGCGGTGCGTTTCCAGAACTCGCTATTTTGTTGGGATTATCCGGCTTAATGCTCGTTGTCGAAGTCTTTAGCGGACTCTTCGATCGCTACTATCGCACCTTTCACGATCGCCTGGCCGGAACCTATCCCATCTCCGAACCCCTCCCCATCCCCTACACCAACCCGCAAGACGAACCTCCTGGCGCTCTCGCAGTGACTCCACAAACCGGAGCTTCTGGGCGCAGCTTGTGGGGTTGGATGCAAGAACATCCGGGGATTACCATCGTCAGTGCTGTTGGGTTGGGGTTAGGCTCGGTACTGACAGCTTTTGTCGGAACTCAGGTCTTTATTCAGTCGCAGACCACCGAAGTGCAACTGGATGCCCAAGACGACCAACTATTCTTGGAACTCGTGGAAAAGCTCGATCCGGCAGCCGCAGAAGCCGACCAGAAGCGTCGGGAAGTGGTTTTGGCGATCGCAACCCTCAACGATCCCAGAGCCTATCAGTTCCTTGTCGATCTCTTAGTTCACGAAAGCGATCCGAAGTTGGTGGACAGCATTCAGCAAGCCTTATTTAGCGTCGGGCCGGACGCCCTGCCTTATTTGCATCGAGCTAATCTCGCCCTCGGCAAAGATATGGAAACCCTAGGGCCAGGGAGTACCTCAACCCAGAAAAATATCCTGCGCTTGAAACTGCGCGCCACCCAGCAGGCGATCGTCAAAATTCTCACCATCGATCGCAACCCGAACTCCAGTTATTCCCTCCATCGCGCCGATCTGGCTAAAAGCGCGCCCCCCGTTGCCTTTGTGGCTGTTATGGATAAAACCGACCTCTCCGGCATCAATTTCCGAGGCGCCAGCTTATCTCAAGCCAGCTTAAAATGGACTCGGTTTTATGGAGCGGGAGACGACCAACGCCTGGGCACGTTTGACGATCGCATTGCCGACCTCAGCGGCACCGACCTGAAAGAAGCCGACCTCACCGGAGCCATCTTATCCAACGTTCCCATTCGCCGCACTAATTTAATTCGCGCTACTTTAAATAAAGCCAACTTAAATCAAGCCAAACTCACCGGCTCCAACCTGAGCAGCGCGCTTCTCGTCAATGCCACCCTACAATCTGCATTATTAGAAACAGCCAGCTTAACCGGAGCCGACCTCAGCGATAGCAATTTCTCTTATGCCAATTTACAAGAAGCTCGCTTAGGACAAGTGCAAGGAATTAATGCTCTGTTCAAATTTGCTAACCTGAACCAAACCACTTGGAAAAATGCCAATTTATCCCAAGCAGATTTTAACAACGCCAAATTAGAAGCAGCAGATTTCAGCGACGGTAAATTAATCGGTACGAATTTCAGCAACGCGAACTTAGCCAACGCTAATTTTACCAATGCCAATCTCATCCTCGCCGACCTGCGCGGGGCAACCTTAGAAGGCGCAAACTTTGCCGGGGCAGTTTTTCAACCCCAAGCCAAACCGACACAGAAAGGAGATTTTGTTACAGAAGAATCTGCTACAGGTGATTCTAATGGCTTAGCCGGTGTGGACTTTAGTCAAACCCAAAATCTGGATAAAAATCAGTTAATTTATCTCTGCTCTCAAGGGGCAATTCATCCCAACTGCTCCCAGCTTCCAGAACCGGACAATAAGTAA
- a CDS encoding sensor histidine kinase → MVSSPKDVLEHTKNLEKENRILRKKLQRSEKNCLELEATNDKRESLLRTVISELEEKRKLEQTLIELRRNQIQLIQTEKMSSLGKMVAGIAHEINNPVNFISGNIDYINDYCGILMAIIQRYQQCYPEPVPEIEQYCDDKDLGFLQDDLPKILKSVKLGVRRISDIVVSLKNFSRMDQSESKLVNIHEGIDSALAILQHRLKEHPNNLAIKVIRNYGDLPQIECYPGKLNQVLMNILTNAIDALEEDWSSARADESERTIVIATSAIESDRIEIRIADNANGIPNAIQSQIFDPFFTTKPIGQGTGMGLAISHHIINELHKGQLTFNSRVGVGTEFSIQIPTACARL, encoded by the coding sequence ATGGTATCATCCCCTAAAGATGTTCTAGAACATACGAAGAATCTGGAAAAAGAAAATAGAATTCTGCGAAAAAAGTTGCAACGTTCTGAGAAAAATTGTTTGGAACTCGAAGCAACCAACGACAAAAGAGAATCCTTGCTGAGGACGGTAATTTCCGAACTTGAAGAAAAACGCAAGCTAGAACAAACATTAATCGAACTGCGTCGCAACCAAATTCAGTTAATTCAAACGGAAAAAATGTCGAGCTTGGGTAAAATGGTTGCCGGTATCGCCCATGAAATTAATAACCCAGTCAATTTTATTTCGGGGAATATCGACTATATTAATGATTATTGTGGTATATTAATGGCGATTATTCAACGCTATCAACAATGTTATCCCGAGCCAGTGCCAGAAATCGAGCAATACTGCGATGACAAAGATCTAGGCTTTCTGCAAGACGATCTCCCCAAAATACTGAAGTCAGTTAAGCTAGGCGTACGGCGAATCTCTGATATTGTTGTCTCTTTGAAAAATTTCTCTCGCATGGATCAGTCAGAGTCAAAATTAGTGAATATTCATGAAGGAATTGATAGTGCCTTAGCAATCTTACAGCATCGTTTAAAAGAGCATCCCAACAATCTAGCAATTAAAGTGATTCGGAATTATGGGGATTTGCCACAGATTGAGTGCTATCCAGGTAAGCTAAACCAAGTATTGATGAATATTTTAACCAATGCTATTGATGCATTGGAAGAAGACTGGAGTTCTGCACGTGCGGATGAGTCAGAGCGCACCATTGTTATAGCTACATCTGCGATCGAAAGCGATCGCATTGAAATTAGGATCGCAGATAATGCCAATGGTATTCCTAATGCCATTCAATCCCAAATTTTCGATCCATTTTTTACCACAAAGCCAATCGGCCAGGGTACGGGAATGGGCTTAGCCATTAGCCATCACATTATCAATGAACTGCATAAAGGCCAGCTCACTTTTAATTCCCGTGTGGGAGTAGGGACTGAGTTTTCCATTCAAATACCCACCGCTTGTGCTAGGTTGTAG